One stretch of Mobula birostris isolate sMobBir1 chromosome 5, sMobBir1.hap1, whole genome shotgun sequence DNA includes these proteins:
- the LOC140197411 gene encoding torsin-4A-like — translation MEVERRHRLGRTVVKLRLANRMARGRRLGRTKAGGELVPLQRPSREKTAASKRQAQKQGGEGWLAPDTVVMGLLYLLCAIVAVQMYHGEDMEKNIQTYDIDHLEKTLHRELVGQTLAINKLTKLLRGYLATYFHSKPLVLSVNGPTGVGKSYLGRLIAKHFRSTLGSCVVIQHSAKHHSPLDLISRVPDTFSRARQASQVPVLLLDQLEYAGPQLLDFLGHLVASASHTSAVYILLTNVGSELIVQSSCHGFGQGVTGQVQRLSKELARLTAGVHPIWREAKFIPLFPLHQLHVVQCARQVMEREGFYPQDPRAEAMATGLSYYKARQRLYSKQGCKPVLLRVRQIKRDQWEKGWV, via the coding sequence ATGGAGGTGGAGAGAAGGCATCGCCTGGGGCGCACCGTGGTGAAGCTACGGCTGGCCAACCGCATGGCACGAGGCAGGCGCCTTGGGAGGACGAAGGCCGGTGGTGAACTGGTCCCCCTGCAGCGCCCGAGCAGGGAGAAGACTGCTGCCAGCAAGAGGCAGGCCCAGAAGCAGGGTGGTGAGGGCTGGCTGGCCCCGGATACGGTGGTGATGGGGCTGCTGTATCTGCTGTGCGCGATTGTGGCCGTGCAGATGTACCACGGCGAGGACATGGAGAAGAATATCCAGACCTACGATATCGACCACCTCGAGAAGACACTACACAGGGAGCTGGTGGGACAGACGCTGGCCATCAACAAGCTGACCAAGCTGCTGAGAGGCTACCTGGCCACGTACTTCCATTCCAAGCCGTTGGTCCTCTCCGTCAATGGCCCCACCGGCGTCGGAAAGAGCTACCTGGGGAGGCTCATCGCCAAACACTTCAGGTCCACCCTCGGGTCCTGTGTGGTCATTCAGCACTCCGCCAAGCACCACTCCCCGCTGGACCTGATCTCCCGGGTCCCAGACACCTTCTCCCGAGCGCGGCAGGCCAGTCAGGTCCCGGTGCTCCTCCTTGACCAGCTGGAGTACGCTGGCCCACAGCTTCTGGACTTCCTCGGGCACCTGGTGGCCTCCGCCAGCCACACCAGTGCCGTCTACATCCTCCTAACCAACGTCGGGAGCGAGCTGATTGTCCAGTCTTCCTGCCACGGCTTTGGCCAGGGGGTGACGGGCCAGGTGCAGAGGCTCAGCAAGGAGCTGGCCAGGCTGACAGCCGGGGTGCACCCAATTTGGAGAGAGGCCAAGTTCATCCCCCTCTTCCCGCTGCACCAGCTGCATGTGGTACAGTGCGCCCGGCAGGTGATGGAGCGGGAGGGTTTCTACCCGCAGGACCCCCGGGCGGAGGCCATGGCCACCGGTCTGAGCTACTACAAAGCCAGGCAGCGCCTCTATTCCAAGCAAGGCTGCAAGCCCGTGCTGCTGAGAGTCAGGCAAATCAAGCGAGATCAATGGGAAAAGGGCTGGGTGTGA